One window from the genome of bacterium encodes:
- a CDS encoding HDOD domain-containing protein, with amino-acid sequence PPGGPPALLAAPAPPELEISEDDAVFREKVVAHILSKDLEIPLLPHVAMNVIKLTNDARSSMQDLARVVLTDQGIASRILKIANSPVYAGAVEVKTISQALVRLGQREVKNLMLAISLQGRVFKSASYQSLARKLWEHSIAVAFSSRVVANALRLPKEEAFLAGLMHDMGKMVLLNLIERCLREMPVKYRPSMPLVLDTLRQFNADVGEMVVARWDLPDEIRRAVRRGEPRPDGTPTDADAVAIGNAIAEIKAIGPDTWDGPLYEHPAAMNLHLSREACEELIRRFDQMYEPARGLFG; translated from the coding sequence CCCGCCGGGCGGGCCGCCCGCGCTCCTGGCCGCGCCGGCGCCGCCGGAGCTTGAGATCTCCGAGGACGACGCGGTGTTCCGCGAGAAGGTCGTGGCCCATATCCTCTCGAAAGATTTGGAGATTCCGCTGCTGCCGCACGTCGCGATGAACGTCATCAAGCTGACGAACGACGCGCGCTCCTCGATGCAGGACCTGGCGCGCGTGGTGCTGACGGACCAGGGAATCGCAAGCCGCATCCTGAAGATCGCCAACAGCCCGGTGTACGCGGGCGCGGTCGAGGTGAAGACGATCAGCCAGGCGCTCGTGCGTCTTGGGCAGCGCGAGGTGAAAAACCTCATGCTCGCCATCTCGTTGCAGGGGCGCGTGTTCAAAAGCGCCAGCTACCAGTCGCTCGCGCGCAAGCTTTGGGAACATTCCATCGCCGTCGCCTTCTCCTCGCGCGTGGTGGCCAACGCGCTTCGCCTGCCGAAAGAAGAGGCGTTTCTTGCCGGTCTGATGCACGACATGGGCAAGATGGTCCTGTTGAACCTCATCGAGCGGTGCCTGCGCGAGATGCCGGTCAAATATCGCCCGTCGATGCCGCTCGTTTTGGACACGCTGCGTCAATTCAATGCGGACGTGGGGGAAATGGTCGTCGCGCGCTGGGACCTGCCCGACGAGATCCGCCGCGCGGTGCGCCGCGGCGAGCCTCGCCCGGACGGAACGCCGACGGACGCGGACGCGGTCGCCATCGGTAACGCGATCGCCGAGATCAAAGCGATCGGCCCGGATACCTGGGACGGCCCGCTCTACGAGCATCCGGCCGCGATGAACCTGCATCTGTCGCGCGAGGCCTGCGAAGAATTGATCCGCCGTTTCGATCAAATGTACGAGCCGGCGCGGGGACTTTTTGGATGA